From the Haloarcula sp. H-GB4 genome, one window contains:
- a CDS encoding sugar ABC transporter substrate-binding protein: MTNSNRRTFLKATGVGLLGGLAGCTRGGDGSDGSGSDGSSDGSGGSDGGTSTAGSDGELAVPLSEYEDADIDWRQFEGSSINIGAVQHPWVSAIKPAVPVFEELTGIDVVWNVLPEQQFRTKRQTDVSTGAGQFDVFYMDQVVNQFREEGWIQPLDPFFDDDSLFDEDWYEPDDLFEASRWQAHGGGYSDTWTGMPITVEVQTQFYRKDLYEKHGLEVAETLEQFRQNAKTIHENESDVVGTVGRGDKGYGMNIYILNTFLRQNGAELWDSFPDDSGLDSDGVIDAAEWYVSLLQDYGPEGASTQTWSDVLSTMQEGRAGHIVSDANLFWPGLTGSDSSVADKVGIAKVPSPADGQFSPNAFNWQISTSKNAQNSEQAFLFMVWASSQPTNTWMHVEGDAAFSVRQSVWENDEFRSRVGENFAQVTLESLQEAAPDPFDRKYPEWGQRYSEELQRAIAGQKSAEEAMTQAASIAEDIYSN, encoded by the coding sequence ATGACCAACTCCAACAGGCGGACGTTTCTGAAAGCGACAGGTGTCGGACTACTCGGCGGCCTCGCTGGCTGCACACGAGGCGGCGATGGCTCAGACGGAAGTGGGAGTGACGGCTCAAGTGATGGTAGCGGTGGTTCCGATGGCGGAACCAGCACCGCTGGAAGCGACGGTGAACTCGCGGTTCCTCTCAGCGAGTACGAGGACGCCGATATCGACTGGCGACAGTTCGAGGGGTCCTCGATCAACATCGGAGCCGTCCAGCACCCCTGGGTTTCAGCCATCAAGCCCGCAGTCCCCGTCTTCGAGGAACTGACCGGAATCGACGTCGTTTGGAACGTCCTGCCCGAACAGCAGTTCAGGACCAAGCGCCAGACGGACGTCAGTACCGGCGCCGGGCAGTTCGACGTCTTCTACATGGATCAGGTCGTCAACCAGTTCCGTGAAGAGGGCTGGATACAGCCGCTCGACCCGTTCTTTGACGACGACAGTCTCTTCGACGAAGACTGGTACGAGCCCGACGACCTCTTCGAGGCGTCGCGGTGGCAGGCTCACGGTGGTGGCTACAGTGACACATGGACTGGGATGCCGATTACCGTCGAAGTCCAGACACAGTTCTACCGCAAAGACCTCTACGAAAAGCACGGTCTGGAAGTCGCGGAGACGCTCGAACAGTTCCGCCAGAACGCCAAGACTATCCACGAGAACGAGTCCGACGTCGTCGGCACCGTCGGCCGTGGCGACAAGGGCTATGGGATGAACATCTACATCCTGAACACGTTCCTGCGCCAGAACGGTGCGGAACTCTGGGACAGCTTCCCGGACGATTCCGGCCTCGATTCGGACGGCGTAATCGACGCCGCGGAGTGGTACGTCAGCCTGTTGCAGGACTACGGTCCCGAAGGGGCCTCGACCCAGACCTGGTCAGACGTGCTCTCGACGATGCAGGAGGGTCGCGCCGGTCACATCGTCTCCGACGCGAACCTGTTCTGGCCCGGTCTTACCGGCTCTGACTCCTCAGTTGCGGACAAGGTCGGCATCGCGAAGGTTCCCAGCCCGGCCGACGGCCAGTTCTCGCCGAACGCGTTCAACTGGCAGATCTCCACGTCGAAGAACGCCCAGAACTCCGAGCAGGCGTTCCTGTTCATGGTGTGGGCGTCCTCGCAGCCGACCAACACCTGGATGCACGTCGAGGGCGACGCCGCCTTCTCCGTCCGGCAGTCCGTCTGGGAGAACGACGAGTTCCGTTCTCGCGTCGGCGAGAACTTCGCACAGGTCACGCTCGAATCCCTGCAGGAAGCAGCGCCGGACCCGTTCGACCGGAAGTACCCCGAATGGGGCCAGCGGTACTCCGAGGAACTGCAGCGCGCCATCGCCGGCCAGAAGTCCGCCGAGGAGGCGATGACCCAAGCGGCGTCCATCGCAGAAGACATCTACAGCAATTAA
- a CDS encoding carbohydrate ABC transporter permease, with product MATTDGDSATASQRLDKDTREKLVTVVRHTILLTWSFIVLFPLYWLASMSLKPPGQANSLPPDWIFLPTVYNYIQLFQDSGFVAAFANSLVMVSASVVLVLLIGVPAAYVLSRYDIPMERDVLVWILSSRMLPPIAVVLPFFIIFRELNLFDTRVGMVLMYVSINLSLVVWVMKAFFDGIPETLEEAARVDGATQFQGFRKVVLPAAKPGIFSVAIISFIFAWIELLFGLVLTSFEAVPVTLFVYSFIGSRSIEWGMLAAASTAMIVPVVIFLIAVNKYLAAGLSFGVVIKE from the coding sequence ATGGCGACAACGGATGGCGACTCCGCGACCGCGTCACAGCGACTCGACAAGGACACGCGGGAGAAGCTCGTCACGGTGGTTCGACACACAATTCTGCTGACGTGGTCGTTCATTGTACTGTTCCCGCTGTACTGGCTCGCTTCGATGTCGCTGAAGCCCCCGGGCCAAGCGAACTCGCTGCCACCCGACTGGATCTTCCTGCCGACGGTGTACAACTACATCCAGTTGTTCCAGGACTCCGGGTTCGTCGCGGCGTTCGCCAACAGCCTCGTCATGGTGTCCGCGTCGGTCGTCCTCGTGCTATTGATCGGCGTTCCCGCCGCCTACGTGCTCTCGCGATATGACATCCCGATGGAGCGGGACGTGCTCGTGTGGATACTCTCTTCACGGATGCTCCCACCCATTGCCGTCGTGCTCCCCTTCTTCATCATCTTCCGGGAGCTCAATCTGTTCGACACCCGCGTCGGGATGGTGCTGATGTACGTCAGCATCAACCTCTCGCTGGTGGTCTGGGTGATGAAGGCATTCTTCGACGGCATTCCCGAGACCTTAGAGGAGGCCGCCCGCGTCGACGGTGCAACACAGTTCCAGGGCTTCAGGAAAGTCGTCCTGCCGGCGGCCAAGCCCGGCATCTTCTCGGTCGCCATCATCAGCTTCATCTTCGCGTGGATAGAGCTACTGTTCGGACTCGTGCTGACGAGCTTCGAGGCAGTGCCGGTGACGCTGTTTGTCTACTCGTTCATCGGCTCCCGCTCGATCGAGTGGGGGATGCTCGCAGCCGCCTCGACGGCGATGATCGTTCCGGTCGTCATCTTCCTCATCGCGGTCAACAAATACCTCGCGGCCGGGCTCAGCTTCGGCGTGGTGATCAAAGAATGA
- a CDS encoding carbohydrate ABC transporter permease, whose translation MSTPTQTETTPQSTFARLRDLWNDYLPYWFMAPMVAVMVMITFFPGAYDLYLSLVAEPTLDVFAADFVGLRNFETAFTRGGAIHSFIITITVVVSALLLETVLGFVLAALVAGVGSDRAKSFYRVLFIIPMAVAPVSLATIGRIMLNSEIGIIPYVINTGTPFAAPSFLSDVPLLTVILLDAWNWTPFMFIIFYAGLSSVPKTLIEASRVDGAPMWRRYVHVIIPYMKPVVFVATLIRLIDLFRTFGVVYGLTGGGPGTATQLVSINIYEQMFINNQITVAAAIAIVYLVLVVALCNVIIAKVGFEGVWD comes from the coding sequence ATGAGTACACCAACGCAAACGGAAACGACACCTCAATCGACCTTCGCCAGGCTGCGGGACCTGTGGAACGACTACCTCCCGTACTGGTTCATGGCACCAATGGTGGCGGTGATGGTGATGATCACCTTCTTCCCCGGTGCCTACGACCTGTATCTCAGCCTAGTCGCGGAGCCGACACTCGATGTATTCGCAGCTGATTTCGTGGGGCTCCGCAACTTCGAGACGGCGTTCACCCGCGGCGGCGCGATCCACTCGTTCATCATCACGATTACTGTCGTCGTCAGCGCGCTGCTCCTCGAAACGGTCCTCGGGTTCGTTCTGGCCGCGCTCGTCGCCGGCGTCGGCTCCGACCGGGCGAAGTCGTTCTACCGGGTGTTGTTCATCATTCCGATGGCCGTTGCCCCCGTCTCGCTCGCGACCATCGGCCGGATCATGCTGAACAGCGAAATCGGCATCATTCCGTACGTCATAAACACCGGCACACCGTTCGCAGCGCCGAGTTTCCTCTCTGATGTCCCGCTGCTGACGGTGATCCTGCTAGATGCGTGGAACTGGACGCCGTTCATGTTCATCATCTTCTACGCCGGCCTCTCGTCGGTACCGAAGACACTCATTGAGGCGTCGCGCGTCGACGGTGCGCCGATGTGGCGGCGCTACGTCCACGTCATCATCCCCTACATGAAGCCAGTCGTGTTCGTTGCGACGCTCATCCGGTTGATCGACTTATTCCGGACGTTCGGCGTGGTGTACGGGCTCACTGGCGGCGGGCCGGGGACGGCGACCCAGCTCGTGAGCATCAATATCTACGAACAGATGTTCATCAACAACCAGATCACCGTGGCCGCAGCGATCGCCATCGTCTACCTCGTCCTCGTCGTTGCACTGTGTAACGTCATCATTGCGAAGGTCGGCTTCGAGGGGGTGTGGGACTGA
- a CDS encoding class II aldolase/adducin family protein, which produces MADQDSSHYETRTAICEYGRSLLEDDLTTGTGGNLSARLDENHIAISPSGIPYGEIEPEDVPVVQMDGTVIEGDVEPSTELPMHLAVYRERPAVGGVVHTHSPYATTFASLGEAIPASHYLLSFTGTEVPVAEYETHATEKLGEAAVDALGESFNATLLRNHGVLTADETLADAYTVALMVEYCARIHHQARAIGEPEILPDEEIDRLADKLDSYGQ; this is translated from the coding sequence ATGGCAGATCAAGACAGTTCACATTACGAGACGCGTACCGCTATCTGCGAGTACGGCCGGAGCCTGCTCGAAGACGACTTGACCACCGGGACTGGCGGAAACCTCAGTGCCCGACTCGACGAGAACCACATCGCGATCAGTCCGTCAGGAATCCCCTACGGAGAGATCGAACCCGAAGACGTTCCGGTTGTACAGATGGACGGCACTGTGATTGAGGGTGACGTTGAGCCGTCGACGGAGCTTCCGATGCATCTGGCCGTCTACCGCGAGCGACCGGCGGTCGGCGGCGTCGTCCACACCCACTCGCCGTATGCGACGACGTTCGCCTCGCTTGGGGAGGCGATACCGGCATCGCACTACCTCCTCTCGTTCACCGGAACAGAGGTGCCCGTGGCCGAATACGAAACGCACGCGACCGAGAAACTCGGCGAGGCCGCCGTCGACGCGCTGGGCGAATCGTTCAACGCCACGCTGTTGCGCAACCACGGCGTCCTGACAGCTGACGAAACGCTGGCCGACGCCTACACGGTCGCGCTAATGGTTGAGTACTGCGCACGTATCCATCATCAGGCCCGGGCTATCGGCGAGCCGGAAATCCTTCCGGACGAGGAGATCGACCGGCTGGCCGACAAGCTCGACAGTTACGGGCAGTGA
- a CDS encoding ABC transporter ATP-binding protein — MAKITIDDVTKRFGEGDESIIAVDDVSLDIRDGEFIVFVGPSGSGKSTLMRIVAGLETQSEGDIRIGDNVVNQLGPRARDIAMVFQNYALYPNMTVEENMSFGLKMSTDMSADEIEEAVTSAAEMMDIDMLLDDKPGELSGGQQQRVALGRAIVRDPNVFLMDEPLSNLDAKLRAEMRTEINRLQNDLDVTTLYVTHDQTEAMTMGDRLVVLNYGELQQVGTPLECFYRPANQFVAGFLGSPSMNFFEGKVEGGTLRADGFDFDLTERMQSAVGSRNELALGIRPEDMTLHDRANSGHEFEAIVDVVEPMGSISYVYLQARAQSHEQTFIVETDGQRPISEGQHVYVEIPDRDVHLFDAASGETIHQRQLGDDAEMALEEQIKPAE; from the coding sequence ATGGCAAAGATCACAATCGACGACGTTACGAAGCGATTCGGTGAAGGAGATGAGTCAATCATCGCGGTCGACGACGTCTCGCTAGACATCCGCGATGGCGAGTTCATTGTCTTCGTCGGTCCGTCTGGGAGCGGGAAGTCGACGCTCATGCGCATTGTCGCAGGGCTGGAAACGCAATCCGAGGGCGATATCCGCATCGGCGATAACGTGGTCAATCAACTTGGACCGCGCGCCCGGGACATCGCGATGGTGTTCCAGAACTACGCGCTGTACCCCAACATGACCGTCGAGGAAAACATGTCTTTCGGGCTGAAGATGTCGACGGATATGTCCGCCGACGAGATCGAGGAAGCCGTCACCTCCGCCGCCGAAATGATGGACATCGATATGCTGTTGGACGACAAGCCCGGCGAACTCTCCGGGGGACAACAACAGCGCGTCGCACTCGGCCGTGCTATCGTCCGTGACCCGAACGTCTTCCTGATGGACGAGCCGCTGTCGAACCTAGACGCCAAGCTTCGGGCGGAGATGCGCACCGAAATCAACCGGCTCCAAAACGACCTCGATGTGACGACGCTGTACGTTACCCACGACCAGACAGAGGCAATGACGATGGGCGACCGGCTCGTCGTCCTCAACTATGGGGAGCTCCAGCAGGTCGGGACGCCGCTAGAGTGTTTCTACCGCCCGGCCAACCAGTTCGTCGCTGGCTTCCTCGGCTCGCCATCGATGAACTTCTTCGAGGGCAAGGTCGAGGGCGGAACCCTCCGCGCGGACGGGTTCGACTTCGACCTGACCGAACGGATGCAGTCAGCCGTTGGAAGTCGAAACGAACTCGCCCTCGGTATCCGGCCGGAAGACATGACGCTCCACGACCGGGCGAACTCGGGCCACGAGTTCGAGGCCATCGTCGACGTCGTCGAACCGATGGGGAGTATCTCCTACGTCTATCTCCAGGCGCGGGCACAGAGCCACGAGCAGACGTTCATTGTCGAGACAGACGGGCAGCGCCCGATCAGCGAGGGCCAACACGTCTACGTCGAGATCCCAGATCGGGACGTACACTTGTTCGACGCCGCCAGCGGCGAGACGATCCACCAGCGCCAACTCGGTGATGACGCGGAGATGGCGCTCGAAGAGCAAATAAAGCCCGCCGAGTGA